One segment of Manihot esculenta cultivar AM560-2 chromosome 4, M.esculenta_v8, whole genome shotgun sequence DNA contains the following:
- the LOC110614191 gene encoding lysosomal beta glucosidase — protein sequence MAGLSIPLVGFLLLCCLASVTGAEKYKNSKQPFNVRIKDLMNRMTLAEKIAQMVQLDMAAATPEIMRDYSIGSLLSGGGHVPHLQATPQDWIQMVNAFQNGSLSSRLGIPMIYGIDAVHGHNNVYKATVFPHNIGLGATRDLDLVKRIGAATALEVRATGINYVFAPCIAVCRDPRWGRCYESYSEDPSIVKQMTEIISGLQGDAPKRGIPYVGGTDKVAACAKHFVGDGGTDRGINENNTVIDYHGLLSIHMPGYYHSIIKGVATIMVSYSSWNGEKMHANQFLVTKFLKDILKFRGFVISDWQGIDRITSPAHSNYSDSVLKGILAGIDMVMVPFNYTEFIGIVTNHVQNDAIPMSRIDDAVRRILRVKSILALFENPLADQTFVEQLGSQTHRELAREAVRKSLVLLKNGEDSDSPVLPLPKKTCRILVAGTHANNLGYQCGGWTLTWQGLSGNNNTQGTTILSGISTAVDPSTEIVYSQSPDADFVKANNFSYAIVVVGEPPYAETAGDNLNLTIAEPGFSTITNVCGSVKCVVVIVSGRPLVIEPYLSQIDALVAAWLPGTEGQGVADVIFGDYGFTGKLSRTWFKTVDQLPMNVGDDHYDPLFPFGFGLTTEPAKSS from the exons atggcAGGACTTTCAATCCCATTAGTGGGATTTCTACTGTTATGTTGTTTGGCATCAGTAACAGGAGCAGAGAAATACAAAAATTCAAAGCAGCCCTTTAATGTTCGAATAAAGGACCTCATGAACCGAATGACTCTTGCTGAAAAGATAGCTCAAATGGTGCAATTGGACATGGCTGCTGCGACTCCTGAGATAATGAGAGATTACTCCATTGGTAGTCTACTGAGTGGTGGAGGCCATGTGCCTCACCTTCAGGCCACTCCACAGGACTGGATTCAAATGGTCAATGCTTTTCAAAATGGTTCCTTGTCCAGTCGTCTTGGTATTCCTATGATTTACGGTATTGATGCTGTGCATGGCCACAACAATGTTTATAAGGCCACAGTATTTCCCCATAACATTGGCCTTGGAGCTACAAG gGATCTTGACCTTGTGAAGAGGATTGGTGCCGCAACTGCTCTTGAAGTTAGAGCTACTGGGATTAACTATGTTTTTGCTCCATGCATTGCG GTTTGTAGAGATCCTAGATGGGGTAGATGCTATGAGAGTTACAGCGAGGACCCAAGCATTGTTAAGCAAATGACAGAGATCATATCTGGATTACAAGGCGATGCTCCTAAAAGGGGAATTCCTTACGTTGGTGGAAC AGATAAGGTTGCTGCTTGTGCCAAGCATTTTGTTGGAGATGGAGGAACTGATAGAGGAATCAATGAGAATAACACTGTGATTGATTACCATGGCTTGTTGAGCATTCACATGCCTGGTTATTATCACTCCATTATCAAGGGCGTGGCAACAATTATGGTTTCTTACTCAAGCTGGAATGGAGAAAAGATGCATGCTAATCAGTTTCTTGTCACTAAGTTTCTCAAGGATATTCTTAAGTTCAGG GGTTTTGTCATCTCCGACTGGCAAGGGATTGACAGGATTACTTCACCTGCCCATTCAAATTATTCAGACTCGGTCCTGAAAGGAATTTTAGCTGGCATTGACATG GTTATGGTTCCATTCAATTATACAGAGTTCATAGGTATTGTGACGAACCATGTCCAGAATGATGCCATTCCCATGAGTCGTATAGATGATGCTGTGAGGAGGATTTTGAGAGTGAAATCAATTCTTGCTCTATTTGAGAATCCTTTAGCTGATCAGACATTTGTGGAGCAGCTTGGAAGCCAG ACACATAGAGAGTTGGCAAGGGAAGCTGTAAGGAAATCACTTGTTCTTCTGAAAAATGGCGAGGATTCAGATTCTCCAGTACTACCTCTTCCCAAGAAAACATGCAGGATCCTAGTTGCAGGAACCCACGCTAACAATCTGGGTTATCAGTGTGGTGGTTGGACTCTCACATGGCAGGGCCTTTCAGGGAACAACAATACTCAAG GAACCACTATTTTAAGTGGAATCTCAACTGCTGTTGATCCCAGCACAGAAATCGTTTACAGTCAGAGTCCTGATGCTGATTTTGTCAAGGCAAACAACTTCTCCTACGCCATTGTGGTTGTGGGAGAGCCACCGTATGCCGAGACAGCAGGAGACAATCTGAACCTGACAATTGCTGAACCAGGTTTTTCCACTATTACCAATGTCTGTGGGAGTGTCAAGTGCGTTGTGGTGATTGTCTCAGGGCGGCCTTTGGTGATCGAGCCATACCTTTCACAGATTGATGCACTTGTAGCTGCTTGGCTTCCGGGGACTGAAGGGCAAGGTGTTGCTGATGTGATTTTTGGAGATTACGGATTTACAGGGAAGCTGTCTCGCACTTGGTTCAAGACTGTTGATCAGCTACCTATGAATGTGGGGGATGATCATTATGATCCTCTTTTCCCTTTCGGATTTGGTCTCACCACTGAGCCTGCAAAATCTAGCTAG